Proteins from a single region of Novosphingobium sp. CECT 9465:
- the moaB gene encoding molybdenum cofactor biosynthesis protein B produces the protein MAIDTSRTFKPINIALLTVSDTRGPEDDTSGDILAERVKAAGHKLAARGLEKDDADRIASRLNNWIDDRTVDAVIITGGTGLTGRDVTPEALDRVKTRDIPGFGELFRWLSFKTIGTSTIQSRACAVVARGTYIFALPGSNGAVKDGWDGILAEQLDSRNRPCNFVELMPRLLEQ, from the coding sequence GTGGCAATTGACACTTCGCGGACCTTCAAGCCGATCAACATTGCCTTGCTGACCGTTTCGGATACGCGCGGCCCCGAAGACGACACATCCGGCGATATATTGGCCGAACGGGTCAAGGCGGCAGGCCACAAACTGGCGGCGCGCGGGCTGGAAAAGGATGATGCCGACCGCATCGCCAGCCGGCTCAACAACTGGATCGATGATCGCACGGTGGATGCGGTCATCATTACCGGCGGCACCGGACTGACCGGGCGCGACGTGACCCCAGAAGCGCTGGACCGCGTGAAGACGCGAGACATTCCAGGCTTTGGCGAACTGTTCCGCTGGCTCAGCTTCAAGACCATCGGCACCAGCACGATCCAGTCACGCGCCTGCGCGGTCGTGGCGCGCGGAACGTATATTTTTGCCCTGCCCGGATCAAACGGAGCGGTAAAGGATGGCTGGGACGGTATCCTTGCCGAACAGCTCGACAGCCGCAACCGGCCCTGCAATTTCGTTGAACTGATGCCGAGGCTGCTGGAACAATAG
- a CDS encoding PA0069 family radical SAM protein, with the protein MTIHGRGAQSANVPTRFGLATREADGDWLDACEDIDGPGPKLRTSVTQEHPRSILTFNRSPDIPFDRSVNAYRGCEHGCIYCYARPSHAYHDLSPGLDFETKLFAKPDAAKLLREALAKPAYTPAPIAMGTNTDPYQPIEARYRITRSVLELCLELRHPVTITTKSARVLDDLDLLVELARHNLTAVGVSVTSLDPRLSGVLEPRASAPAKRLEALGRLVTAGVTAHVSIAPVIPSITDQHLEGILQEAAERGVRSASWIMLRLPHEVAPLFREWLDTHFPDRADKVMSIVHSVREGRDNDPRFFTRMKPKGVWADLVRNRFRVACRKYGIGKAEVDLDCTQFRKPGRGGQLDLFQA; encoded by the coding sequence ATGACGATCCATGGCAGAGGCGCGCAATCGGCAAATGTGCCCACCCGCTTCGGCCTTGCCACGCGCGAAGCCGATGGCGACTGGCTGGATGCCTGCGAAGATATCGACGGTCCCGGCCCGAAGCTACGGACATCGGTAACGCAGGAGCATCCCCGCTCCATCTTGACCTTCAACCGATCGCCCGACATTCCGTTTGACCGCTCGGTCAACGCCTATCGCGGGTGCGAGCATGGCTGCATCTATTGCTATGCCCGGCCCAGCCATGCCTATCACGATCTGTCACCGGGGCTGGATTTCGAAACGAAGCTGTTTGCAAAGCCCGATGCCGCAAAATTGCTGCGCGAGGCGCTCGCCAAGCCAGCCTATACGCCCGCGCCCATCGCGATGGGAACGAATACCGATCCTTATCAGCCGATAGAGGCACGCTATCGCATCACACGATCGGTGCTCGAACTGTGCCTTGAACTGCGGCATCCAGTAACGATCACTACCAAATCGGCGCGCGTACTGGATGATCTCGATCTTCTGGTAGAGCTTGCGCGGCACAATCTGACGGCCGTCGGCGTCTCGGTTACAAGTCTCGATCCGCGCCTGTCTGGTGTGCTGGAGCCGCGGGCATCCGCGCCTGCCAAGCGTCTGGAGGCGCTGGGACGTCTGGTCACCGCAGGTGTAACAGCCCATGTTTCGATCGCACCGGTGATTCCATCGATAACCGATCAGCATCTTGAGGGAATTCTGCAGGAGGCCGCCGAACGCGGGGTGCGGTCTGCCAGCTGGATCATGCTCCGGCTGCCGCACGAGGTGGCGCCGCTTTTCCGCGAATGGCTCGATACACATTTTCCCGACCGCGCTGACAAGGTCATGTCGATCGTCCATTCCGTTCGCGAAGGGCGCGACAACGATCCGCGATTCTTCACGCGGATGAAGCCGAAAGGTGTGTGGGCAGACCTTGTCCGCAACCGGTTTCGTGTGGCCTGTCGAAAATACGGCATCGGCAAGGCCGAAGTGGACCTCGATTGCACACAATTCAGGAAACCCGGCAGAGGCGGGCAACTCGATCTGTTTCAGGCCTGA
- a CDS encoding long-chain fatty acid--CoA ligase: protein MQQRNQPMGSMQDWTLRVARLIDHAAREHPTREIVSRWADGSETRTNWAGIRHDALRMTQALRRIGIQPGDRIATLAMNHHRHLVSWYGAVGVGGILHTINPRLFEDQLDYIVNHAEDRVMLFDKAFAPLVARMKPRWPTVERYICFDSGEPAPHFEDWIAPEDGQAQWADGDERDVCMLCYTSGTTGNPKGVLYEHRSTMLHAMSAITPPVFGMDTRMVMLPIVPMFHAASWGLPWAGAAAGSKLVFSAVNEGAVLCDLINREHVTAAAGVPTVWLALLQHVDATDGAIPGSLKTIVCGGSAMPRVMVERFMRQGIRVNHAWGMTETSPVGTAGTETLDWEELSLDQRVAVKAMQGRPPFGIEIRCVDLGNPATVLPRDGKSAGALQIRGPWVVKRYFKAEHDAVGDDQWFDTGDVGIIHPEGTLRLTDRTKDVIKSGGEWISSVELENVAMGHPAVAEAAAIGIVHPKWGERPLLVVVTKQGAEVTQDELRNYLRQHVAKWWVPDAVAFVDAIPHTGTGKISKKDLRELFREYQWPV, encoded by the coding sequence ATGCAGCAGCGGAATCAGCCCATGGGGTCGATGCAGGACTGGACGTTGCGCGTTGCTCGGCTGATCGATCACGCCGCGCGCGAACACCCCACGCGCGAGATCGTCAGCCGCTGGGCCGATGGCAGCGAAACACGCACGAACTGGGCCGGCATCCGTCACGATGCGCTGCGCATGACCCAGGCCTTGCGCCGCATCGGCATTCAACCGGGCGACCGTATAGCCACGCTTGCGATGAATCATCACCGCCACCTCGTCAGCTGGTATGGCGCGGTGGGCGTTGGCGGCATCCTGCACACGATCAACCCACGCCTGTTCGAAGATCAGCTCGATTATATCGTCAATCACGCCGAAGACCGGGTGATGCTGTTTGACAAGGCATTTGCTCCCCTGGTCGCACGGATGAAACCCCGCTGGCCAACGGTCGAACGCTACATCTGCTTCGACAGCGGCGAACCGGCACCTCACTTCGAAGACTGGATTGCCCCGGAAGACGGGCAGGCCCAATGGGCCGATGGCGATGAACGCGATGTCTGCATGTTGTGCTATACCAGTGGCACCACCGGAAATCCCAAGGGTGTTCTCTACGAACACCGCTCGACCATGCTTCATGCGATGAGCGCGATAACTCCGCCGGTTTTCGGCATGGATACGCGCATGGTCATGTTGCCGATCGTGCCGATGTTCCATGCAGCCAGCTGGGGATTGCCTTGGGCAGGTGCAGCCGCCGGCAGCAAACTGGTGTTTTCGGCCGTCAACGAAGGCGCCGTCCTGTGCGATCTCATCAATCGTGAACACGTGACGGCAGCAGCTGGCGTACCGACCGTATGGCTTGCACTGCTGCAACATGTCGATGCGACCGACGGCGCAATTCCAGGCAGTTTGAAAACGATCGTCTGCGGAGGTTCCGCCATGCCGCGCGTAATGGTCGAACGCTTCATGCGCCAGGGCATCCGCGTCAATCACGCCTGGGGCATGACCGAAACATCGCCCGTTGGGACCGCCGGGACCGAAACCCTTGATTGGGAAGAGCTGAGCCTTGACCAAAGGGTTGCGGTCAAGGCGATGCAGGGGCGGCCTCCGTTCGGTATCGAGATACGCTGCGTCGATCTTGGCAATCCTGCCACGGTCCTGCCGCGCGATGGCAAGAGCGCAGGCGCGTTGCAGATTCGCGGGCCATGGGTGGTCAAGCGGTACTTCAAGGCCGAACACGACGCAGTCGGCGATGATCAGTGGTTCGATACCGGCGACGTCGGGATCATTCATCCCGAAGGCACGTTGCGACTGACCGATCGCACCAAGGACGTGATCAAATCCGGCGGGGAGTGGATCAGTTCGGTCGAACTCGAAAACGTCGCAATGGGTCACCCGGCCGTGGCCGAGGCCGCCGCCATCGGCATTGTCCACCCGAAGTGGGGCGAACGGCCCTTGCTGGTCGTGGTGACCAAGCAAGGCGCTGAAGTTACGCAGGACGAACTGCGCAATTACTTGCGGCAGCATGTGGCCAAATGGTGGGTCCCCGATGCGGTCGCCTTCGTCGATGCCATTCCGCACACCGGCACCGGCAAGATCAGCAAGAAGGACTTGCGCGAACTGTTTCGCGAATATCAATGGCCCGTGTGA
- the dnaE gene encoding DNA polymerase III subunit alpha: protein MPHASFVPLRVFSSYTMLDGAVDPKAIAKTAAERGFPAVAITDRNGLYGSVAFAKACKDMGVQPIIGTMLAVARPDREGAATGFGPASPTIDWLALYAQDSAGYDNLCHLVSRAHLDRPLEFEAHVVLADLVGHTDGLICLTAAGEGALVQLLAGQQQSAAEAYLGKLQDLFPRRLYIEIARRNDAAEEAAENALIDLAYARDLPLVATNPARFAERGFYDAHDAMLCIASSTHVDSTDRPRSSREWWIKPAEVMEELFKDLPEAIANTLVVAQRCAVMPPRRKPILPSLAGDQEGEARMCAADSRKGLVLRLKPYYPDFTHEELDRVLCLGPDAEPDPADYPQLNLAGVWDEVLGYRERLEFEVGIINRMGFGGYFLIVADFIKWAKDQGIPVGPGRGSGAGSLVAWALTITDLDPIKLGLLFERFLNPERVSMPDFDIDFCETRRGEVIRYVQQKYGQDHVAQIITFGKLKARAVLRDTGRILQMSYGQTDRLCKMVPNHPTDPWPLPRALNGVMELKREYDRDPEVKRLIDLAMQLEGLPRNSSTHAAGVVIGDRPLAQLVPLYRDPRSDMPVTQFDMKHVEDAGLVKFDFLGLKTLSVLRKAVDLLGKRQIEIDLSALAWDDEQTYKLLQSGDTVGVFQLESEGMRRTLAAVKPTNFGDIIALVSLYRPGPMDNIPLFGRRKNGLEAIEYPHEKLSVILSETYGIFVYQEQVMQAAQILAGYSLGDADLLRRAMGKKVQAEMDAQRQRFVDGCKTVSDIPAAKANELFDLIDKFAGYGFNKSHAAAYALLAYQTAWLKTHYPHEFYAASMCFDMHQSEKLSVFVDDMRRNGVALAGPDINHSVAEFTVERTHDGYAVRYALAGLRNVGEKAMEQIVEEREANGPFASLDDLFRRIPAGAMNRRQLEALAAGGALDCLESNRAQVIANAELLMAVADEASRSRTSGQGGLFGSDDHAVPATRLADAKPWSRSEQMAAERENFGFYFAAHPVEEYRAVASANGARTFGSLIGGTGEAAGRSAAVMAALVENVQKRKTKRGKDFVMADFSDSSGLFSASCFEEALVEPFQQWAREGTCVLLNVELDRPNPDEAPRVTVRGARPLASVTSASRMQLKLEVSRPEAIAELALLLPRGGDAKGEVLARLKTGGPKEPLVRLGNDFKLDSDLIERLIPIEGLANVALSARPERYLRLVE, encoded by the coding sequence ATGCCCCACGCTTCCTTTGTCCCGCTGCGCGTCTTTTCATCCTATACGATGCTGGATGGTGCGGTAGACCCGAAAGCCATCGCCAAGACGGCGGCAGAGCGTGGTTTTCCGGCTGTCGCCATAACCGACCGCAATGGGCTTTATGGTTCCGTCGCCTTTGCCAAGGCGTGCAAGGATATGGGCGTGCAGCCCATCATCGGAACAATGCTGGCGGTTGCCCGGCCCGATCGGGAAGGGGCCGCAACCGGCTTCGGTCCCGCATCGCCGACTATCGATTGGCTGGCGCTCTATGCCCAGGATTCGGCCGGTTACGATAATCTCTGCCATCTTGTCAGCCGCGCGCATCTGGATCGCCCGCTGGAATTCGAAGCCCATGTCGTGCTGGCGGACCTTGTCGGTCATACAGATGGCCTGATCTGCCTGACCGCCGCCGGGGAAGGCGCTTTGGTGCAACTGCTGGCGGGGCAGCAGCAATCCGCCGCCGAAGCTTACCTCGGCAAGCTGCAAGACCTGTTTCCCCGGCGTCTCTACATTGAAATCGCGCGCCGCAACGATGCCGCAGAAGAAGCCGCCGAAAATGCGCTGATCGATCTGGCCTATGCGCGCGATCTGCCCCTTGTCGCCACAAACCCCGCCCGGTTCGCCGAACGCGGCTTTTACGATGCCCATGATGCCATGCTGTGCATCGCCAGTTCCACTCATGTCGACAGCACCGACCGCCCGCGTTCAAGCCGCGAATGGTGGATCAAGCCTGCCGAGGTGATGGAGGAACTGTTCAAGGATCTGCCTGAGGCCATCGCCAACACGCTGGTCGTGGCGCAACGCTGCGCGGTGATGCCGCCACGCCGCAAGCCGATCCTGCCCAGTCTTGCGGGCGATCAGGAAGGCGAAGCGCGGATGTGCGCGGCAGACAGCCGCAAGGGTCTCGTCCTGCGGCTCAAGCCCTATTACCCCGATTTCACGCACGAAGAACTGGACCGGGTGCTGTGCCTGGGGCCTGATGCCGAACCGGACCCGGCCGATTACCCGCAACTCAACCTTGCCGGCGTTTGGGATGAAGTTCTCGGTTATCGCGAGCGCCTCGAATTCGAAGTTGGTATCATCAACCGCATGGGCTTTGGCGGTTACTTCCTGATCGTGGCCGATTTCATCAAATGGGCCAAGGATCAGGGCATTCCGGTGGGGCCGGGCCGTGGTTCGGGCGCAGGTTCGCTCGTTGCATGGGCGCTGACGATCACGGACCTTGATCCGATCAAGCTGGGCCTGCTGTTCGAACGCTTCCTCAATCCCGAACGCGTGTCCATGCCGGACTTCGATATCGATTTCTGCGAAACACGGCGCGGCGAAGTGATCCGTTATGTCCAGCAGAAATACGGGCAGGATCACGTCGCCCAGATCATCACATTCGGCAAGCTGAAGGCCCGCGCGGTGCTGCGCGATACCGGCCGCATCCTGCAGATGAGCTATGGCCAGACCGACCGCCTGTGCAAGATGGTGCCCAACCATCCCACCGATCCGTGGCCGCTGCCCCGCGCGCTGAACGGCGTGATGGAACTCAAGCGCGAATATGACCGCGACCCTGAGGTCAAGCGCCTGATCGACCTGGCGATGCAACTGGAAGGTCTGCCGCGCAACAGTTCCACTCACGCGGCAGGCGTGGTGATCGGCGACCGTCCGCTGGCGCAACTCGTGCCGCTGTACCGCGATCCGCGCTCGGACATGCCGGTCACCCAGTTCGACATGAAGCATGTCGAGGATGCAGGGCTGGTCAAGTTCGACTTCCTTGGTCTCAAGACGTTGTCGGTCCTGCGCAAGGCGGTGGACCTGCTGGGCAAGCGCCAGATCGAGATCGACCTGTCCGCGCTGGCGTGGGACGATGAGCAGACCTACAAGCTGCTCCAGTCGGGCGATACCGTCGGCGTGTTCCAGCTCGAATCCGAAGGCATGCGTCGCACACTGGCGGCGGTGAAGCCCACGAACTTCGGCGACATTATCGCACTGGTCTCGCTTTATCGGCCCGGTCCGATGGACAATATCCCGCTGTTCGGCCGCCGCAAGAACGGGCTGGAAGCGATCGAATATCCGCACGAGAAGCTCAGCGTCATCCTCTCCGAAACCTACGGCATCTTCGTCTATCAGGAACAGGTGATGCAGGCCGCGCAGATACTGGCGGGCTATTCGCTGGGTGACGCCGATCTTCTGCGCCGCGCCATGGGCAAGAAGGTCCAGGCAGAAATGGATGCGCAGCGCCAGCGTTTCGTCGATGGCTGCAAGACCGTTTCCGACATCCCGGCAGCCAAGGCCAACGAACTGTTCGACTTGATCGACAAGTTCGCAGGGTATGGTTTCAACAAGTCCCATGCCGCCGCTTACGCCCTGTTGGCTTACCAGACCGCATGGTTGAAAACCCACTACCCGCACGAATTCTATGCTGCTTCGATGTGCTTCGACATGCACCAGTCGGAAAAGCTTTCGGTCTTCGTCGATGATATGCGCCGCAATGGCGTGGCGCTGGCCGGGCCGGATATCAATCATTCGGTCGCTGAATTTACCGTCGAACGCACACATGATGGCTATGCTGTGCGCTATGCCCTGGCGGGCCTGCGCAATGTCGGTGAAAAGGCGATGGAGCAGATTGTCGAGGAGCGCGAAGCCAATGGCCCGTTCGCCTCGCTCGATGACCTGTTTCGCCGCATCCCCGCAGGCGCGATGAACCGCCGCCAGTTGGAAGCCCTGGCCGCTGGCGGAGCGCTGGACTGTCTGGAATCCAATCGCGCACAAGTGATCGCCAACGCCGAACTGCTGATGGCGGTTGCCGATGAAGCGTCACGCTCGCGCACATCGGGGCAGGGCGGGCTGTTCGGAAGCGACGATCACGCCGTTCCCGCTACACGCCTTGCCGATGCAAAGCCATGGTCGCGATCCGAACAGATGGCGGCAGAGCGCGAGAACTTCGGCTTCTATTTTGCGGCGCACCCGGTCGAGGAATATCGCGCAGTCGCATCGGCCAACGGCGCGCGGACTTTCGGCAGCCTGATCGGCGGGACGGGTGAGGCGGCGGGCCGGTCGGCGGCGGTCATGGCCGCGCTGGTGGAGAATGTGCAGAAACGCAAGACCAAGCGAGGCAAGGACTTCGTCATGGCCGATTTCTCGGACAGTTCGGGGCTGTTTTCGGCCTCATGCTTCGAGGAAGCGCTGGTCGAACCGTTCCAGCAATGGGCGCGGGAAGGCACCTGCGTCCTGCTCAATGTCGAACTCGACCGCCCGAACCCTGACGAAGCCCCGCGCGTGACGGTCCGGGGCGCGCGGCCTCTGGCCTCGGTCACCAGCGCATCGCGCATGCAATTGAAGCTCGAAGTGTCCCGGCCCGAAGCGATTGCCGAACTCGCCCTGCTGCTGCCGCGTGGCGGCGATGCCAAGGGCGAGGTACTGGCGCGGCTCAAGACCGGCGGACCGAAGGAGCCTCTGGTCCGGCTCGGCAACGATTTCAAACTCGACAGTGACCTGATCGAAAGATTGATCCCGATAGAAGGACTTGCCAATGTGGCGCTGTCCGCAAGGCCGGAAAGGTATCTGCGGCTCGTCGAATAG
- a CDS encoding glutathione peroxidase: MSTPATIADFTAKKPNGETIDLADKVGKVLLVVNTASKCGFTPQYDGLEALWKQYGDRGFEVLAFPCNQFGAQEPGSADEIESFCKINFGVSFPLMAKIDVNGDNADPLYDWLKKEAPGVLGTKAIKWNFTKFLIGRDGKVVRRYAPTDKPESIARDIEALL, from the coding sequence ATGAGCACACCTGCGACCATTGCCGATTTCACGGCGAAGAAGCCAAATGGCGAAACGATCGATCTGGCTGACAAGGTCGGCAAGGTCTTGCTCGTCGTGAACACCGCATCGAAATGCGGCTTTACCCCGCAATACGATGGCCTCGAAGCGCTGTGGAAACAGTACGGTGACCGTGGCTTTGAAGTGCTGGCATTCCCGTGCAACCAGTTCGGCGCGCAGGAGCCGGGCAGTGCTGACGAGATCGAAAGCTTCTGCAAGATCAACTTCGGCGTCAGCTTCCCGCTCATGGCCAAGATCGATGTCAACGGCGACAATGCCGATCCGCTCTATGACTGGCTCAAGAAGGAAGCGCCGGGTGTGCTTGGCACCAAGGCGATCAAGTGGAACTTCACCAAGTTCCTGATCGGTCGCGACGGCAAGGTCGTCCGCCGCTACGCCCCGACCGACAAGCCTGAAAGCATCGCCAGGGATATCGAAGCGCTGCTCTGA
- a CDS encoding ABC transporter ATP-binding protein, with amino-acid sequence MSDSNSNQPIVRLRELRRSFSQGGVTIDVLRGVNLEIRPGEIVALLGPSGSGKSTMLQAIGLLEGGFSGLIEIAGTDASKLSGDDRTALRRDHLGFVYQFHHLLADFSALENVVLPQLVAGTDRSAAEARASELLGALGLSRRLDHRPSQLSGGEQQRVAVARALANRPELVLADEPTGNLDEATADRVLEEFLKLVRGEGSSALIATHNERLALRMDRVVRLHEGVLE; translated from the coding sequence ATGAGTGATTCCAACAGCAATCAGCCAATCGTCCGCCTGCGCGAATTGCGCCGCTCGTTCAGCCAGGGCGGGGTGACCATCGATGTTCTGCGTGGCGTGAACCTCGAAATCCGTCCCGGTGAGATCGTCGCGCTGCTCGGCCCATCAGGCTCTGGCAAATCGACCATGCTTCAAGCCATCGGCCTGCTCGAAGGCGGGTTTTCCGGGCTGATCGAGATTGCCGGTACGGATGCGTCAAAGCTGTCAGGCGATGATCGCACCGCGCTGCGCCGCGATCATCTTGGCTTCGTCTATCAGTTCCACCACCTGCTGGCAGATTTCAGTGCCCTCGAAAATGTGGTCCTGCCGCAACTGGTTGCGGGCACAGATCGCTCAGCCGCCGAAGCACGCGCAAGTGAGCTTCTCGGCGCGCTCGGTCTGTCCAGGCGGCTCGATCACCGTCCAAGCCAGCTTTCCGGGGGCGAACAGCAGCGGGTCGCGGTTGCGCGCGCGCTCGCCAACCGCCCGGAACTGGTACTGGCCGACGAACCGACCGGCAATCTTGACGAAGCCACCGCAGACCGCGTCCTGGAGGAATTCCTCAAGCTGGTGCGCGGCGAGGGCAGTTCAGCGCTCATCGCCACGCACAACGAGCGGCTGGCCTTGCGCATGGACCGCGTCGTACGCTTGCATGAAGGTGTGCTGGAATAG
- a CDS encoding lipoprotein-releasing ABC transporter permease subunit: MILSPFEWTIAKRYMLPGRGEAFIALVAGISLVAVMLGVAALVIVMSVMNGFRAELLDKIVGLNGHAIIQAYGGRLDNWQDILKRVQQTEGVTHASPLIEQPLLASFNGRVEAILVRGNTDGDIKRLEEKRVDGVIASLRPGASNVALGARLAENLGARVGDTITIINPQGRSTPFGTVPREIAYTVSALFEVGVYDYDQAYVVMPIQDAQTLLLTGDTIGMIEVTTTDADTVMETLGPLKQQLAGQAVITDWKTINASLFEALAVERIAMFIVLSIIVLVAVFNILSSLIMLVRAKTRDIAILRTMGATRKSLLKVFVTIGFVIGALGTVSGLALGFVFLFFRQPIVNAIQFVTGQNLWDPSIRFLTELPSRSDPVEIATISVMALVLSFLATLYPAMKAASTDPVQVLRYE; the protein is encoded by the coding sequence TTGATCCTCTCTCCGTTCGAATGGACTATCGCCAAGCGCTACATGTTGCCGGGCCGGGGGGAAGCGTTCATCGCGCTTGTAGCGGGAATTAGCCTTGTTGCGGTCATGCTCGGCGTCGCCGCGCTGGTCATCGTGATGAGCGTGATGAATGGGTTCCGCGCCGAACTGCTCGACAAGATCGTGGGGCTGAATGGCCACGCGATCATCCAGGCCTATGGTGGCAGGCTCGACAACTGGCAGGACATCCTCAAGCGGGTCCAGCAGACGGAAGGGGTTACCCATGCCTCGCCGCTGATCGAACAGCCGCTGCTTGCCAGCTTCAACGGTCGTGTCGAGGCGATCCTCGTGCGCGGCAATACCGATGGCGATATCAAGCGGCTTGAGGAAAAGCGCGTCGATGGCGTGATTGCCTCGCTGCGTCCGGGGGCCAGCAATGTCGCGCTCGGCGCCCGTCTTGCCGAAAATCTTGGCGCGCGGGTCGGCGATACCATCACGATCATCAATCCGCAGGGCCGTTCCACCCCGTTCGGCACTGTCCCGCGTGAAATCGCCTATACCGTTTCGGCGCTGTTCGAGGTTGGCGTCTATGACTACGATCAGGCCTATGTCGTCATGCCCATCCAGGATGCGCAGACGCTGCTTCTCACCGGCGACACGATCGGCATGATCGAGGTTACCACGACCGATGCCGACACGGTGATGGAGACGCTCGGTCCGCTCAAGCAGCAACTGGCGGGGCAGGCGGTCATCACCGACTGGAAGACGATCAACGCCAGCCTGTTCGAAGCGCTGGCGGTGGAGCGGATCGCCATGTTCATCGTACTGTCGATCATCGTGCTGGTGGCGGTGTTCAATATTCTTTCTTCGCTGATCATGCTGGTCCGCGCCAAGACGCGCGACATCGCGATCCTGCGCACGATGGGTGCCACCCGTAAATCGTTGCTCAAGGTCTTCGTCACGATCGGTTTCGTGATCGGCGCGCTTGGCACGGTGTCAGGTCTGGCGCTGGGCTTCGTGTTCCTGTTTTTCCGGCAGCCCATCGTCAATGCCATCCAGTTCGTTACCGGGCAGAACCTGTGGGACCCCTCGATCCGTTTTCTGACCGAACTGCCCAGCCGGTCCGATCCGGTCGAGATCGCTACGATCAGCGTGATGGCGCTGGTATTAAGCTTTCTTGCCACGCTTTACCCCGCGATGAAGGCGGCGAGCACGGACCCCGTTCAGGTGCTGCGTTATGAGTGA
- a CDS encoding MASE1 domain-containing protein encodes MRFARFLASPVGVGIVFFALAALTISFARFSGGVAMVWVAGAQLAGRLVAMPEERWGPWLVACGIASMLATGLFGLGWAASIPLAAINIVEASAAALVMRRISIAFWPAETLEWIAGFYIGIGLITPLASGAVATIVAHLTADVPILENFTHWIIGHSLGLITCLPVFRFVYGRWSRGRSCLPSVADRPFAILVLGLFALLTTIVFVLDMRALLVFPLLFVVVGAAVLDESMVAPMPVVLIAIGGALTALDMGPIALMDIAYGDRIQFFQLYVGITVLAGLPVACERSRRMAELRHMREQLARLGLQEPLVH; translated from the coding sequence ATGCGCTTCGCCCGTTTCCTTGCGAGTCCCGTTGGCGTGGGCATCGTGTTCTTCGCCCTTGCGGCGCTGACGATAAGTTTTGCCCGCTTCTCTGGCGGCGTAGCGATGGTCTGGGTTGCAGGCGCGCAATTGGCCGGACGGTTGGTGGCCATGCCTGAGGAGCGCTGGGGGCCGTGGCTGGTGGCTTGCGGCATTGCCAGCATGCTCGCAACCGGCCTGTTTGGCCTCGGCTGGGCAGCGTCCATTCCCCTGGCAGCCATAAATATCGTCGAAGCGTCGGCGGCCGCCCTTGTCATGCGCAGAATTTCAATAGCGTTCTGGCCGGCCGAAACATTGGAATGGATCGCAGGCTTCTATATCGGTATCGGCCTGATCACGCCCTTGGCGAGCGGTGCGGTGGCAACGATCGTCGCGCATCTGACAGCGGATGTGCCGATTCTGGAAAACTTCACGCACTGGATCATCGGACATTCGCTCGGATTGATCACCTGCCTTCCGGTGTTTCGCTTCGTTTACGGACGATGGTCACGCGGACGCAGTTGTTTGCCCAGCGTGGCGGACCGGCCCTTTGCCATATTGGTCCTGGGCCTGTTTGCGCTGTTGACGACGATCGTGTTCGTGCTGGACATGCGGGCACTGCTGGTATTTCCGCTGCTGTTCGTCGTTGTCGGTGCTGCAGTGCTCGATGAATCCATGGTCGCGCCGATGCCTGTTGTGCTGATCGCAATCGGTGGTGCGCTGACCGCGTTGGACATGGGACCGATCGCGCTGATGGACATCGCATATGGCGATCGCATCCAGTTCTTCCAACTCTATGTCGGCATAACCGTGCTCGCGGGTCTCCCGGTCGCCTGCGAACGTTCACGCCGCATGGCCGAATTGCGGCACATGCGCGAACAGCTTGCGCGCTTGGGACTGCAGGAACCATTGGTTCACTGA